The Lycium barbarum isolate Lr01 chromosome 10, ASM1917538v2, whole genome shotgun sequence genome includes a region encoding these proteins:
- the LOC132613632 gene encoding uncharacterized protein LOC132613632 isoform X1: MAYIPPHKRQTTGSPLLNPTPTPDFLNVKPSFGEQRRKKNHFRGKNIVYRRFSILKWFSVGLANDSLFSSLVRLQPVCTEYFERYSGQTPLALVLMEGVCKETNELIDAPWLVVSEKVKPDILLSFQHMKSEMEEADMAQVKPSVVARFGKVLFYGNSSICEESLETKPPMNETTVRKMERNFYTNIPAAYMDYIENQVVEKLGLEYVQGKELYNVGLSDMLQPDSTVSCKCTVAKDHNKIELYKIESNRVRHMVADMSCLGKSSDLRLILCTKKIKMILSDEEINEIKDLIGSAILDSEVQGGLRWPLGKDSSSGRYAAIGIGHTTSKSYRNSPIRFKLRHADRFDLRSSTGEVTREIFLKMPGIVSQLRKQTVEENLVFEMLENNLKLIWEHCLLDGSSS, from the exons ATGGCTTACATTCCACCGCACAAGAGGCAAACAACGGGTTCTCCATTGCTGAATCCAACTCCGACACCGGATTTTCTGAATGTCAAGCCGTCGTTTGGGGAGCAGAGGAGAAAGAAGAATCATTTTCGCGGGAAAAACATCGTTTACAGGAGATTTTCCATCTTGAAATGGTTCTCTGTTGGCTTGGCTAATGATTCGCTATTTTCATCTCTTGTGAGGCTACAACCTGTTTGTACCGAATACTTCGAGCGATATTCAGGCCAAACACCGTTAGCTTTGGTTCTAATGGAAG GTGTCTGTAAAGAAACAAATGAGCTTATAGATGCACCATGGCTTGTGGTTTCGGAAAAGGTAAAGCCGGACATACTTTTGTCATTTCAACATATGAAGAGTGAGATGGAGGAAGCTGATATGGCACAAGTAAAGCCGTCTGTAGTTGCTCGTTTCGGAAAAGTTCTCTTTTATGG GAATTCCTCAATTTGTGAAGAATCCCTGGAAACTAAACCCCCAATGAATGAAACAACTGTGAGAAAAATGGAACGCAACTTTTATACAAATATTCCTGCTGCATATATGGATTACATAGAAAACCAAGTAGTTGAGAAACTTGGGCTAGAATATGTGCAAGGGAAAGAATTATACAACGTAGGG CTTTCTGATATGTTGCAACCTGATTCAACTGTTTCTTGCAAATGTACTGTGGCCAAAGATCATAATAAGATTGAGCTCTATAAG ATTGAGTCGAACCGAGTACGCCACATGGTAGCAGATATGAGCTGTCTTGGAAAGAGTTCAGATCTGAGGTTGATTCTATGTACCAAGAAAATCAAGATGATTTTATCT GATGAGGAGATTAATGAAATTAAAGATCTTATTGGTTCTGCCATTTTGGACTCAGAAGTTCAGGGTGGCTTGAGATGGCCGTTAGGCAAGGATTCTTCAAGTGGTCGATATGCTGCTATTGGTATTGGTCACACAACTTCAAAATCATATAGAAATTCACCAATTAGGTTTAAGCTTCGGCATGCAGATCGATTTGATTTAAGATCTTCAACTGGTGAGGTTACACGGGAGATTTTCCTGAAAATGCCTGGAATTGTATCCCAGTTACGA AAGCAAACAGTCGAAGAAAATTTGGTGTTTGAAATGCTGGAAAACAACTTGAAGTTAATCTGGGAACATTGTTTGTTAGATGGCTCTTCAAGCTGA
- the LOC132613632 gene encoding uncharacterized protein LOC132613632 isoform X2 → MAYIPPHKRQTTGSPLLNPTPTPDFLNVKPSFGEQRRKKNHFRGKNIVYRRFSILKWFSVGLANDSLFSSLVRLQPVCTEYFERYSGQTPLALVLMEGVCKETNELIDAPWLVVSEKVKPDILLSFQHMKSEMEEADMAQVKPSVVARFGKVLFYGNSSICEESLETKPPMNETTVRKMERNFYTNIPAAYMDYIENQVVEKLGLEYVQGKELYNLSDMLQPDSTVSCKCTVAKDHNKIELYKIESNRVRHMVADMSCLGKSSDLRLILCTKKIKMILSDEEINEIKDLIGSAILDSEVQGGLRWPLGKDSSSGRYAAIGIGHTTSKSYRNSPIRFKLRHADRFDLRSSTGEVTREIFLKMPGIVSQLRKQTVEENLVFEMLENNLKLIWEHCLLDGSSS, encoded by the exons ATGGCTTACATTCCACCGCACAAGAGGCAAACAACGGGTTCTCCATTGCTGAATCCAACTCCGACACCGGATTTTCTGAATGTCAAGCCGTCGTTTGGGGAGCAGAGGAGAAAGAAGAATCATTTTCGCGGGAAAAACATCGTTTACAGGAGATTTTCCATCTTGAAATGGTTCTCTGTTGGCTTGGCTAATGATTCGCTATTTTCATCTCTTGTGAGGCTACAACCTGTTTGTACCGAATACTTCGAGCGATATTCAGGCCAAACACCGTTAGCTTTGGTTCTAATGGAAG GTGTCTGTAAAGAAACAAATGAGCTTATAGATGCACCATGGCTTGTGGTTTCGGAAAAGGTAAAGCCGGACATACTTTTGTCATTTCAACATATGAAGAGTGAGATGGAGGAAGCTGATATGGCACAAGTAAAGCCGTCTGTAGTTGCTCGTTTCGGAAAAGTTCTCTTTTATGG GAATTCCTCAATTTGTGAAGAATCCCTGGAAACTAAACCCCCAATGAATGAAACAACTGTGAGAAAAATGGAACGCAACTTTTATACAAATATTCCTGCTGCATATATGGATTACATAGAAAACCAAGTAGTTGAGAAACTTGGGCTAGAATATGTGCAAGGGAAAGAATTATACAAC CTTTCTGATATGTTGCAACCTGATTCAACTGTTTCTTGCAAATGTACTGTGGCCAAAGATCATAATAAGATTGAGCTCTATAAG ATTGAGTCGAACCGAGTACGCCACATGGTAGCAGATATGAGCTGTCTTGGAAAGAGTTCAGATCTGAGGTTGATTCTATGTACCAAGAAAATCAAGATGATTTTATCT GATGAGGAGATTAATGAAATTAAAGATCTTATTGGTTCTGCCATTTTGGACTCAGAAGTTCAGGGTGGCTTGAGATGGCCGTTAGGCAAGGATTCTTCAAGTGGTCGATATGCTGCTATTGGTATTGGTCACACAACTTCAAAATCATATAGAAATTCACCAATTAGGTTTAAGCTTCGGCATGCAGATCGATTTGATTTAAGATCTTCAACTGGTGAGGTTACACGGGAGATTTTCCTGAAAATGCCTGGAATTGTATCCCAGTTACGA AAGCAAACAGTCGAAGAAAATTTGGTGTTTGAAATGCTGGAAAACAACTTGAAGTTAATCTGGGAACATTGTTTGTTAGATGGCTCTTCAAGCTGA